Sequence from the Nocardioides exalbidus genome:
GCTCAGGGAGCGCGACAGCTGGGGGCCGCCCGTCCTCGCGGTCGCCGCGACCCCGGTGCTGCTGGCCCCGTGGCTCGTCCCGCTCGTCACGACCGGGTCCACGTCGGGCGTCCTGCTCGAGGCCGGTCGGCTCACCGTCGACCGGGTGACGTTCGACGGCCTGCTCACCGGTCGGCTCAACGACCTCGGCGCACCGTGGTGGCTCGGCGTCGTGCTGGGCGTGCTCGCGGTCGCCGCCCTGCTCCCACGGCGCACCCGCATCCCGGTCGTCATCTGCTGGCTGGTCGCCCTGGCGGCCGCCGTCGTGTCCGGAGCGCTGTCGCACGTCACGCTCGACCTGCCCGCCGTCACCACCCGCCCGAGCCTCGGCCTCTTCGTGGTGATCCTCCAGGGCACTGCGGTCGTGGCCGTCGTGCTCGGCGCCGACGCCTACCTCCGCCGGCTCGACGAGCACCACCCCGCCTGGCAGCGCGCGCTGGCCGCGTCGCTCGCCGTCGCGGCCGCGGTCGTCCCGCTCGGCGGGCTCGGCTGGTGGCTCGCCACCCCGGAGAACGCGCTCGCGCGCGATGCCGACCAGCAGGTCCCGGTCTACATGGAGCAGAGCTCGCTGCTCGGCGACGAGCACGGCGTGCTCGTGCTGGCCGGCTCGGTCGACGACGGGATCACCTACCGGATCCGCCGCGACGACGGCACCACGGTCGGCGAGGACGAGATCCTCACGCTCGCCGACGAGGACCCCGAGCTCACCTCGGAGGTGAAGGCGCTGGTCTCGTCGCCGACTCCCGGTGTGGTCGCGGCGCTCGGCTCGCGTGGGATCGAGTACGTCGTGCTGAGCACGCCCGCCGACGGCTCGATCTCCTCCCTCCTCGACGCCACCGCGGGCCTCGAGCAGGCCAGCGCCGAGGACCGCACCACCCGCGCGTGGCGGGTCGACCGCCCGCTCGACGCCTCGGCGCTCGACGACCCGACGTCGTGGTGGCGCACCGGCCTGCTCGTCGTGCAGGGACTCGCGATCCTGCTCGCGCTCGTGCTCGCCGCGCCCACCGTCCGTGCCCGGAGGGAGGAGCGCGGTGATGACTGAGCCCACACCCGCACCCACGCCGTCCGACGGGCGCCGGAGGGTCGCGGCGGCCGCCACCCGCCGGCCGTCCCCGCTCACCCTGCTGGCGGTCCTCATCCCGCTGCTGACCATCGGCGCGCTGGCCGTGGTGCGACCGGCCGCGGAGCAGCCGACGTCCTACGACCCCGCCGGTGCGCCGCTCGACCGGGTCACGGCCGTCTGCCCGCCGCAGCTGGGTGCGGCGGCCGAGGTGCGCTTCGGCAGCACCGGGCTCGGCTCGGGCGACCTCGCGCTGCGGGTCGGTCGTGACGAGGACACCGAGGCGCTCGTCGACGGTGTCGCCTCCCGCGAGGAGCGCCCGCCCGTCGTGGTCAACGGCACCGGCGACCTCGCGCCGGGGCTCGTCGTGTCGCGCTCCGGTGGCGGCTCGGCGACCGGCTGCGAGCAGCCCTCGCCGGAGCGGTGGTTCACCGGCCTGGGCGCCTCCGCGGAGCACTCCTCGACGCTGACGCTGGTGAACCCCGACAAGGGTCCCGCCGTCGCCGACGTGTCCCTCTGGGACGGCACCGGGCTCGTCGACGCCCCCGCCCTGCGCGGCGTCCGCGTCCCGGGCGGCCGCTCGATCTCCTTCGACCTCGCCGACGTCACGCCCAACCGCGACGCCCTCGCCGCTCAGGTGCTGGTCTCGCGTGGCCGCCTCGCCGCGAGCGTGGTCGACACGATCGATCCGCTGGGGCGCGACAAGCCGGTGCGCGAGTGGCTGCCCGGGCAGGCCGCGCCCGCCACGACGTCGTACGTCGTCGGGGTCGGGAGCGCGGCCGCCGACCGCGTGCTGACGCTGGCCAACCCCGGTGACAGCGAGGAGCGGGTCACGATCAGGCTCGTGAGCGGGGAGAGCGAGTTCGCGCCGTCGGGCCTCGAGGAGGTCACCCTGGCGCCGGCCACGGTCACCGAGGTCGACCTGAGCGGCGTGCTGCGCGGCAAGACCCTCGCCGGGGTCCAGGCGCTCCGCCTCGACGCGACGGGTCCCGTCACGGCGAGCCTCCGGACGAGGACGGCCGGCGACCTGGCGCTCGCCGCGGCCGGCTCGACGGTGACCTCCGAGACCGCCGCCGCGCTGCCGGCGGGCACGAAGAAGCTCGTCGTCACCGGTGCCACCGCGCCCGGCGTCCTGGTCCTGAAGGCGTGGGACGCCGACGGCCAGGAGGTCGTCCGCGAGCGCCGGATCGAGGTCGACGCCGGGACGGCGGCGCGTGTGAACCTGCCCGACGACGCCGTGCTGGCGCTGGTCGAGCTCGAGCGCACGGGCGGGGTCGTCTCCCTGGAGGTCAGCGACCGCGGGCTGTCCTTCCTCCCGCTCACGCAGCTCGAGACCACCAGCCAGGTGCCGGACGTCCGCCCGGCGCAGCGCTAGACGGGCTCAGTCCTCGTAGCGCTCGTCGACCTGGCCGGGCGTGAGGTTCAGCAGCTCGGCGATCTGCTCGACGACGACGGTGTGCACCATCGCCTCGAGCTCGTCGCGGCCGCTGGCCCGGTGCTCGATCGGCCGGCGGAAGAGCACCAGCCGGGTCGGTGACTGGCCCTTGCCGCGCACCAGCGAGGAGAGCGGGACGGTGTCGTCGCCCCAGTCGTCGGGCAGCATCGGCGCGTCCTCGACGGCGTACTCCACCAGGCCAAGGTGGCGCTGCCAGCGCTCGTCGAGCGGTGTGACGACGTCGAGCACCAGCTGGTCGAACCGCTGCCGCGGGGTGCGCAGCGCCGGGGTGCCGGGCCGGTCGGGCAGGACACCGGGGCCTCGCATGCCGCGGCCCCGTCGGTCACGCGTCCGACGCACCTCCCCACCGACGTCGCCACCCACGTCACCCGTCACGCCATCTCCCACGCCGCGAGCCTAAGGGCCGCAGGTGCATCCGCCGGGTAGCGTCGGCGTCGTGAGTCTTGCCCGTCGGTGTTCGCGCACGGCGTGTGGCCGTCCGGCGGTCAACACGCTCACCTATGTCTACGCCGACCAGACCGCTGTCCTGGGTCCGCTCGCGACCTACGCCGAGCCGCACGCGTACGACCTCTGCGACGTGCACAGCGAGCGGCTGTCCGCGCCGCGCGGCTGGGAGGTGATCCGGCTCGCGTCCGACCGGCAGGCTCCCGGACCGAGCAGCGACGACCTGCTCGCGCTCGCCGACGCCGTGCGCGAGGCGGCACGTCCGGCCCCGTCCCCGGCGCCGCTGCACTCCACCGACGACGCGACGCGCGGCGCCAAGCGGGGGCACCTGCGGGTGCTCACGTCCACCGACTGACGTCCCCTCTAGGATCATCGGCGTGAACATCGACGCGCAGCTGCTGAGCATCATCGTCTGCCCGGCCTGCCACGGTGAGCTGGTCGCCGACACCGGCGCCGAGGAGCTGGTGTGCCAGGGGTGCGGCAACGCCTACCCGGTGCGCGACGACATCCCCGTGCTGCTGGTCGACGAGGCCCGCAAGCCCGCCTGACAGCCCTGACAGCCCTGACAGCCCTGACAGGAGGCCGGTCGTGACCTGGTTCGACGAGGCCCGGCTCGACGACGCCGGCGTGCTCGAGACCGCTGACCTGCGGCTGCGCACGCTCGCCGAGAGCGGTGCGCGCGTACGACGTGAGGCGCACGAGGCGGCCACCGCGACCGCCGAGCTGATCGCCGCCGGTCGCGACGGCGAGCGTCCCCGTGCGGTGATCGCCGCCGGCCCCGACTCACGGCTGCTGCGCGCGGTGCTCGAGCCCTGGTGCCCGGTGCCGTTCGTGGCGTGGCCCAACCCCGGCCTGCCGGGCTGGGCGGGGTCGCTCGACCTGGTCGTGATGCTGGCGCCCGAAGGGAATGACCACGGCTCCGCGTCGGCGGTCGCCGAGGCCGTGCGCCGCGGGTGCCAGGTCGTCGTCGCGTGTCCCGAGCGGTCGCTGGTCGGCGAGCACGCCCAGGGTCGCCACGTCACCGTGCTGCCGACCGTCACCGGCGACCAGCTCGCGACCGCCGTGGTGATGCTCGACTACCTCGCCCACGTCCACCTCGGCCCCCGCGCCGACGCGGCGTCGGTCGCGGCGTCGCTCGACGACGTCGCGACCAGCTGCTCCCCGCACCGCGACCTCGCGGTCAACCCGGCGAAGATGCTGGCCATCGCGATGGCCGACACCAACCCGCTGGTGTGGGGCGGGTCCGTCCTCGCCGCCCGCGCGGCCCGCCGGCTGGCCGAGTCGCTGCGCCGCACCAGCGGCCGCTCGGCCATCGCCGGCGACGCCGAGCACCTCCTCCCGGTCATCGAGGCCACGAAGCCGCAGGACGTCTTCGCCGATCCCTTCGCCGAGGAGCCCGCCGACCTCCGGCCGCTGCTGCTGATCCTGGACGACCGCTCCGACGACCCGGCCGTGCGCGAGCAGACCGGCACGCTCCTGGCCGCGGCGGCACGTCACGGCGTCCGCGTCGAGACCGTCGACACCGATGCCGACGCCGAGGTGGCGCGCTACGCCTCGTTGCTGCTCACCGGGACCTACGCCGCGGAGTACCTCCGCGTCGGGCTCGTCGACGACTGACCCGGACGGCCGGCCGGTCACCCCGAGGGGTGCGACTACCCGGTTCCGGGAAGGGTGGGGCCCGTGTGGCGCGGGTAGGACGTGGGGGACGCATCACCCACACGATCCAGGAGATCCCATGAAGCGCACCTCCCTGTCCCTCGCCGCCGGTATCGCCACCGCCGTCATGCTCGTCTCCGCGCCGGCTGCGCAGGCCGCCGTCAGCGCGAAGGACGTCCCCAGCCAGGCCGACATCACCAAGGCGTTCCCCGAGCTGGCCGGCGGCACCTTCAGCACCGACAAGACCAAGCAGGTCGCCGTCCCGCCGAAGAGCTGCGGCGGCACCGCCGGCCTGCAGAAGGCCAAGTCGGGCTCCACCACGACCGGCGTCTCCACGACCGGCACCAGCGTCGTCGTCGCCGGCGTCGCCGAGGTGAAGTCCGCTGCGCAGGCCAAGTCCTACCTGGCGGCCTACAAGAAGTACGTGAAGAAGTGCGGCACCTTCACCGAGCCCACCACGGGTGCCACCGTCACCGCGAAGCTCGGCAAGTCGTTCAAGCTCGGCGACTCCTCGCTCACGGTCGTGCAGGAGACGACGTTCTCCGGCGTGGTGAGCTACTCCACCAGCGTGCTGACCATCGTGGGCAAGCGCCTCGGCACGATCGCCGTCGTCGACGACGCGCCGGTCGCGACCTCGAGCGTGAAGAAGCTCGCGAAGGTGGCCGCCAAGAAGATGAAGTGACGCCGCGTCACGTCGACTTCTGCAGCACCATCCCGAACACCAGGGCGTCCGCCCCGTGGACGTACGCCGTCCGCTCGACCTCCATGCCGAGGTGGCGGGCGACGCCCTGGGACGGGGTGTTCTCGGGGCGGATCAGCGCCACGAGGTGATCCACGCCGTGGGCGGCCGCGCAGTCACGCACTGCGCGCGCCGCCTCGGTGGCGTACCCACGGCCACGCAGCCCCGGCACCACGTGGTAGCCGACCTCGACGTGGGGCGTGCCCTCCACGTCCTGCACCGTCAGGCCGCAGTCGCCCACGAACTCGCCGGCGTGGGTCTCGACGACCCAGAGCCCGAAGTCGTGCTCGGCGTAGTTGCGCTGCTGCCACTCGATCCACCGGATCGCGTCGTCGCGACCGCGTTGCGGGCGGTCGAAGGGCACGGGGTCGGGAGCCGCCAGCACGGCGGTCATGTCGTCGAGGTCGGACATCGCCATGCGACGCAGTCGCAGGCGCTCGGTCGGGTCTGGCAGCACGTGCTCAACCTAGGCGCGTCCCCTCCGGGGCCTCTTGGCCGACGTCGGCCCAGACCTCGACGAGCTCGCTGACCAGGCCGTCGCGCACGGTCGCGAAGCTGGCGACCGCGAAGACCAGCTCCTCGCCGCCGTCGCCGCGCCCGATGACCCGCGCACGCAGCACGGCCCGGTCACCGCCGGCCACGAGGTCCTCGAGGTGCATCCGCTCGAAGCCGGGGTAGTCGGCGTTGAACGCGACCCACGCGTCCTTGCCGAACTCCTCGTCCGTGTGGACGAGGCGGCACGTGAAGTCTTCGTGGAGCAGGGCCGGCAGACCGTCCCAGTCGTGGGCGTCGATGACCTCCGCGAGGCGGGTGAGCACGGCTGCTGCGTCCATGCGGCCAGTCTGGCGCGCCGGTCCGACAACGGCACTCGGTCAGGTCTGCAGGCAGAACTCGTTGCTCTCGGGGTCGGCCATGGCCACGAGGTCCCGGTGCTCCTCGGCGAGCACGGTCGCGCCGAGCCGGACCAGACGGTCCATCATGCTGCGCCCCCTGCGGGTGGGTGGGCCGCGGCGTACTGGGCCAGGGCGAGGTCGAGGTCGGCCGCGTCGAAGTCCGGCCAGAGCTTCGGGCTGACGTGGATCTCGGCGTGCGCCGTCTGCCAGGGGAAGAACCCCGAGAGGCGCTGCTCGCCGCTGGTGCGGATCACGAGATCGATCTCCTTCACCGGCCCGCCGGCGAGGTGGTCGGTGATCACGTCCGGGTCGAGCTCACCCGTCGTGGTGGCGCCGGCCAGGACCGCCGCCCGGATCCCGGCGACGATGTCGCCGCGACCGTCGTACCCGATCGCCAGCGTCACGTGCGCGTCGCGACCAGCGGTGGAGCGCTCGGCCCGGCGCAATGCGCTCGCGACCGCGTCGGGCAGGAGCGAGGTGTCGCCGCTGACGTGCAGCGCCCAGTGCTCCGTGCGCTCGACGATGGCCGGGAGCACCTCGCGGACGAGCTCGAACAGGAATCCGACCTCGGTCCCCGAGCGCTTCCGGATGTTGTCGGCGGAGAGGACGTAGACCGTGAGGTGCTCGATGCCTCGTGCCTCGCACCAGCCGAGCAGGTCCTCGACGTGGTCGGCGCCCCGCCGGTGCCCGTCGCTCGCGTTCGCCAGCCCGGCTCGCCGCGCCCAGCGTCGGTTGCCGTCCATCACCACGCCGACGTGGGTGGGCATCGTGGTCGTGCCCGCGGTCCTGGTCACGAGGCCATCCTGACCACAGGGGCTACCGTCGCTCAAGAGATCGGAGCTGACATGGCACGGGAGCTGCAGAATCGGGTCGTCGACCTCATCGAGGAAGTCACGGGTACGACGCTGGAGCGCGAGGTCGCGCCGACGTGGTTGATGCGTCCCGGGGCAGCGGAGTGCGGAGCTGTCTGGCCGGTGATCCGGGCCATCTACTCCGACCTCACCGATGGAGCAGTGCTGCCTGATGTGATGCCGGCCCGAGAACGCCGGAGCATCGATGGCGTGCTGACCGCGGACGACGGAGCGAGTCGCATCGTCGAGATCGACGAGGCCCCACACTTCACACCTCCCCGGGCAAGGACCTTTGCTCACTACCCGTCCGCCACCCGAACGGCCTTCGAGCAATCCGCCTGGGCCGAGGGCTCATCTCGGGGGACGAGGATGAGGGGCGGGGGATTCGGAAGGCCGACGCCACCGTTGTTCCCGGAGGCCGGAGGGAGACACCTGCAACGCGCCTTTCGCGACAGCCTGGCCGACCTGCTTCCGTCCGAGCACGGATGGTTGCCGACCTTGCGAGTGGGCGACTTCGAGGTGAAGGAGTGGCTGTTCGATCCAGACGCAGAGGCCAGGATGGCTCAGTTGCTTGAGACCAAGGGGATTCACTGACACCGCGCGTGCCTGTGACCCCGCCGTCGTGGTGACCGGCGGGGTGCAGGGCGGTGTCATGGTCGTGCGGGCTCGACCGGGGTGGTGCCTGATCGGTCGCGTCTGAACTGGTGTCCGTGGGGGCTGGTCCACTCGAAGACGCCGGGCGCGGCCATCTGGTAGCGCCAGCTGGTGAAGGTCTTGAGTCGGTGGTGGGAGCGGCACAGGCAGGCGAGGTTGTCGGACCGAGTCGGACCCGGTTGGGATCTGCCTTCTGCATCAGCGTCGTGGTCGTAGGCGGTGATGTGGTCGATGTCGCAGCCCCTGGCTGGTCTCGTGCAGTGCGGGAACACGCAGGTGCGGTCGCGCAGGATGACCTGCTCACGGATCCGGTCGGGGATGTCGTAGCCGGGTGCGGTGAGGTTGTGGTTGAGGTCGATGACCGGCTTGATGGTCACCGTCGTGCGGGAGTCGGCGCACCACGACTGGAGCTGTTCGAGGAGGAGGAGCTTCTGCCGGTTCTCCATCCGTCCGGTGGGACCGAACACCATCGTCTCCTCGACCAGGTCTGCGTCGAAGTGGGCGTGGAGCACGACCTCGCGGGCCACGGGGAGGTCGTCCTTCCGGTCGTCCTCGGAGGGGGCCGCCGTAGCGTCCTGCGCGTGAAAGAGGTCGAGGGCGGTCTGGGTGCGGGCGAGGTTGCCGAGGGCCTTGGCCCGCCGGACGTCGAGGGTCTCGGTGGAGCCGAGGGCTTTCTGCGTCGCTGCGTCGCGCGCGAGGGCGTGGTCGAGGTCGATGCCGTCGGCGAGGTCGAGGTCGGCCTCGACGTGGATGGTCCCGGCGAAGTGGACGTCCTGGTCGTGCACGGTGACGTGCCGCGGGTCGACGTACAGGTAGCCGTCCTCCGGATCCGACGCGGGATCAGGTGCAGCGAGCTGGAACCGCTTGATGGCTTCTTGGACGAGGCGGTCGAGCTGCGCGACACCGACCTTGCCGGCGACCGCACTGACTTGGTCGTCGACCCAGCTCGCGGCCTCCCGGGTCAGCGAAGGAACCGCGTGGATGGTCGCTTCGGCGACCGACCGCGCCCGCCACGCCGGAACCATGCCTGCGTGCACCTGACCCCACATACGCGGGAGACGGTGGCGGAGCTCGAGGGCGTGCCCGATCAGCTTCTTCGCAGCGGTCGTGCTGGTGCCGAGCACGGCGCCGAGCTCTGCGACACAGAACTCCGCGACCAGCGGGCAGCCCTCGCCCGCGATCGGCTCCTCA
This genomic interval carries:
- a CDS encoding DUF5719 family protein codes for the protein MTEPTPAPTPSDGRRRVAAAATRRPSPLTLLAVLIPLLTIGALAVVRPAAEQPTSYDPAGAPLDRVTAVCPPQLGAAAEVRFGSTGLGSGDLALRVGRDEDTEALVDGVASREERPPVVVNGTGDLAPGLVVSRSGGGSATGCEQPSPERWFTGLGASAEHSSTLTLVNPDKGPAVADVSLWDGTGLVDAPALRGVRVPGGRSISFDLADVTPNRDALAAQVLVSRGRLAASVVDTIDPLGRDKPVREWLPGQAAPATTSYVVGVGSAAADRVLTLANPGDSEERVTIRLVSGESEFAPSGLEEVTLAPATVTEVDLSGVLRGKTLAGVQALRLDATGPVTASLRTRTAGDLALAAAGSTVTSETAAALPAGTKKLVVTGATAPGVLVLKAWDADGQEVVRERRIEVDAGTAARVNLPDDAVLALVELERTGGVVSLEVSDRGLSFLPLTQLETTSQVPDVRPAQR
- a CDS encoding metallopeptidase family protein, which gives rise to MGDGVTGDVGGDVGGEVRRTRDRRGRGMRGPGVLPDRPGTPALRTPRQRFDQLVLDVVTPLDERWQRHLGLVEYAVEDAPMLPDDWGDDTVPLSSLVRGKGQSPTRLVLFRRPIEHRASGRDELEAMVHTVVVEQIAELLNLTPGQVDERYED
- a CDS encoding DUF3499 domain-containing protein, yielding MSLARRCSRTACGRPAVNTLTYVYADQTAVLGPLATYAEPHAYDLCDVHSERLSAPRGWEVIRLASDRQAPGPSSDDLLALADAVREAARPAPSPAPLHSTDDATRGAKRGHLRVLTSTD
- a CDS encoding Trm112 family protein, translating into MNIDAQLLSIIVCPACHGELVADTGAEELVCQGCGNAYPVRDDIPVLLVDEARKPA
- a CDS encoding SIS domain-containing protein; translated protein: MTWFDEARLDDAGVLETADLRLRTLAESGARVRREAHEAATATAELIAAGRDGERPRAVIAAGPDSRLLRAVLEPWCPVPFVAWPNPGLPGWAGSLDLVVMLAPEGNDHGSASAVAEAVRRGCQVVVACPERSLVGEHAQGRHVTVLPTVTGDQLATAVVMLDYLAHVHLGPRADAASVAASLDDVATSCSPHRDLAVNPAKMLAIAMADTNPLVWGGSVLAARAARRLAESLRRTSGRSAIAGDAEHLLPVIEATKPQDVFADPFAEEPADLRPLLLILDDRSDDPAVREQTGTLLAAAARHGVRVETVDTDADAEVARYASLLLTGTYAAEYLRVGLVDD
- a CDS encoding GNAT family N-acetyltransferase — protein: MLPDPTERLRLRRMAMSDLDDMTAVLAAPDPVPFDRPQRGRDDAIRWIEWQQRNYAEHDFGLWVVETHAGEFVGDCGLTVQDVEGTPHVEVGYHVVPGLRGRGYATEAARAVRDCAAAHGVDHLVALIRPENTPSQGVARHLGMEVERTAYVHGADALVFGMVLQKST
- a CDS encoding nuclear transport factor 2 family protein, which encodes MDAAAVLTRLAEVIDAHDWDGLPALLHEDFTCRLVHTDEEFGKDAWVAFNADYPGFERMHLEDLVAGGDRAVLRARVIGRGDGGEELVFAVASFATVRDGLVSELVEVWADVGQEAPEGTRLG
- a CDS encoding VOC family protein; the protein is MMDRLVRLGATVLAEEHRDLVAMADPESNEFCLQT
- the uppS gene encoding polyprenyl diphosphate synthase, translated to MTRTAGTTTMPTHVGVVMDGNRRWARRAGLANASDGHRRGADHVEDLLGWCEARGIEHLTVYVLSADNIRKRSGTEVGFLFELVREVLPAIVERTEHWALHVSGDTSLLPDAVASALRRAERSTAGRDAHVTLAIGYDGRGDIVAGIRAAVLAGATTTGELDPDVITDHLAGGPVKEIDLVIRTSGEQRLSGFFPWQTAHAEIHVSPKLWPDFDAADLDLALAQYAAAHPPAGGAA
- a CDS encoding HNH endonuclease signature motif containing protein, giving the protein MSEALATDSAAEVDDLTASALLASIRSERDTENAAAARQLDLAARWADLHPPESIHLAAAFTTPGSEHEEPIAGEGCPLVAEFCVAELGAVLGTSTTAAKKLIGHALELRHRLPRMWGQVHAGMVPAWRARSVAEATIHAVPSLTREAASWVDDQVSAVAGKVGVAQLDRLVQEAIKRFQLAAPDPASDPEDGYLYVDPRHVTVHDQDVHFAGTIHVEADLDLADGIDLDHALARDAATQKALGSTETLDVRRAKALGNLARTQTALDLFHAQDATAAPSEDDRKDDLPVAREVVLHAHFDADLVEETMVFGPTGRMENRQKLLLLEQLQSWCADSRTTVTIKPVIDLNHNLTAPGYDIPDRIREQVILRDRTCVFPHCTRPARGCDIDHITAYDHDADAEGRSQPGPTRSDNLACLCRSHHRLKTFTSWRYQMAAPGVFEWTSPHGHQFRRDRSGTTPVEPARP